Part of the Pedobacter sp. MC2016-14 genome is shown below.
ATATATCTTTGTGGCATGGAACAACTGGAGATTTTCAAAGCCCTGTCTAATAAAAGCCGACTGCAGATTTTGGCTTGGCTAAAAGAACCGGAGCAGCATTTCCCCTCACAGGAGCATGCCGATTTCAGGACTGTTGGGGTATGTGTGGGTCAGATTCAGCAAAAGGCGGGGTTGACACAATCAACAGTTTCAGAATACCTGTCCATATTGCAGCGCGCGGGACTAATAGAATCGACCAGGGTGGGGCAGTGGACCTATTACAAAAGAAATGAGGCAGCTTTTGCTGCCTTGAGCAATTTAATTAAAACGGAAATATAAAATTATCAATATGAGTACAGCAAATTTATTCAGGCCGTTTAACCTGAAATCCTTAAATATTAAAAACAGGATAGTAATGGCGCCCATGACGCGCTCATTTTCACCTGATGGTGTGCCTACAGCCGAGGTTGCCACTTATTATAAAAAAAGAGCAGCCGGAGAGGTAGGCTTAATTTTGTCTGAAGGAACTGTGATTGACCGGCCTTCATCATCTAATGATGCAAACATTCCTCATTTTTACGGTACAGCTGCCTTAGCAGGATGGAAAGGCGTAATTAATAGTGTACATGAGGCTGGCGGGCAAATGGGGCCGCAAATCTGGCATATGGGCGTAATGGAGAATCACCATTCTGGCTGGAAACCTGCTGTTCCTTTTGAGGGACCATCGAGCTTTAACAGACCGGGATTTGAGAATGGTGTAGCCATGACTGATGCCGACATTGCAGATACCATTGCAGCTTATGGACAGGCTGCTGCTGATGCTAAGGCCCTGGGATTTGATACTGTGGAACTTCATGGCGCCCACCAATACTTAATAGACCAGTTTTTTTGGGAAGGTACAAATAACCGTACTGATGGCTATGGTGGTAAAACGCTTGCAGAGCGGACTCGTTTTGGTGTAGAGGTTATTAAAGAAGTGCGTAAAAGAGTGGGTGAAGATTTCGCTTTAATTATTCGCCTGTCACAGTTTAAACCTGCTGCTTATGATTTTAAACTTGCAAAAACAGAAGCAGAGATGGAGCAATGGTTAACACCGCTTGCGGACGCTGGAATAGATATTTTTCATTGTTCTCAGCGTCGTTTTTGGGAGCCCGAGTTTGAGGGTTCTGACTTAAACTTTGCCGGCTGGGCTAAAAAAATTACCGGAAAACCAACCATTACGGTAGGCTCCGTTGGTTTGGATGGCGATTTTTTTGGTGCATTTGCAGGCGAAAGCTCACAGCCAAGTTCTTTAGATGAGCTGATGCGCAGAATGGATAGGGGTGATTTTGACCTTGTTGCGGTGGGAAGGCCTTTGCTGGCAGATCCGGAATGGGTAACAAAAATCAGGGAAAACCGTTTAGATGAATTGGAGGGTTTTACAAAAGACGCGCTGGCCAGATTGGTTTAGCTGCATAAAAAAGGCGCTGGTTTACATTTAACCAGCGCCTTTTTTGTTAGTGGCTATTAACCCAAAACTTCTTTTAACCTTGAAGTTTGATGGTCTGCAAGTTTTTGCAATGGTCCTGCGGCCAGCATTTTCATCATCATATTTAAATCTGCTGATAAAATATGTGTAGCAGTGGTGCCACCATTTTCATTGGCTTGTACTGTCCATTTCAATTCAATATCAAAGGGTGCTTTTTCTGAAGGAATGGCTACCAGTTCTTGATTGGCTATCCTGCTGGAAATTTTTATGGCTAGCTTAGCCATATTTTGAATCGTAAAACTAGCCTCGTCTTCCGTAGAAGACCAGTTGTAGATGTTTTCGGGCATCAATTGCTGATGGTTATTTAAATCAGCTAAAAAGGCGTAGACTTTTTCTACGGGTGCATTCAGCTCAGTGGCACTTTCAATGATAGTCATATGTTAATTAAGATTTTTCTTCTAATGTTGAACCCCATTCTGCAGGGTTTTGACGCCATTTGCTCAGCAGGTCTACATCATTTTGCGCAATAAAGCTGTGTTCTGCTGCATATTCTATTAATGTATTGTAGTTAGAAAGTGTAGCATAACGGCACTTGGCTTCTTTAAAGTTTTCTTCTGCTTTGTCAAAACCATAGGTAAATATTGCCACCAGGCCCGCAACTGATAAACCTGCATTTCTTAAGGCTTCTACAGCTTGTAAGCTGCTTTTTCCTGTGGAGATCAAATCTTCAATTACCACTACGCGCTGTCCTTCTACAATTTCGCCTTCAATAAGACTTCCGGTGCCATGTTCTTTCGCTTTTGCACGTACGTAGGCAAAAGGAAGACCCAGTTCCTGGGCTACCAGTGCTCCCTGAGGAATACCAGCAGTAGCTACTCCAGCAATCAAATCAACAGAGCCAAACTCTTCCTGAATCAGCTGTGTAAGTTTTTGTCTGATGTATGTTCTTACTGAAGGGTGAGATAATGTAACCCTGTTGTCGCAATAAATTGGCGACTTCCAGCCCGATGCCCATGTAAATGGATTAGCAGGTTGCAGTTTTATTGCCTTTATTTGTAATAAAAATTCCGCTACCTTTAATTCAATATCACTTTTATTATACATGGCCCAAAAATACATAATATATCTAAACGATAGCAGTCTGTTATTAACGGATTCTCTTGCCGGACAAACTAGCGAAATTCAACAACTTGATGTACAGGATTTTGATTTTTTAACATTTTATAAAAATCTGAATGGTAAAGCTGGTAAAGATTATGTTTTAATTGCAGAAGATCCGAAATCTATCCTGCAAAAGATCAAGAAGCAGACCTTTAGAATTAAAGCCGCAGGGGGTCTGGTGCAAAATTCATCAGGTAAATTTCTATTTATTTTTAGAAATAAACGATGGGATTTGCCAAAGGGAAAGGTGGAAAAGAAAGAAAAAATGAAAGAAGCCGCCCTTCGTGAAGTAGAGGAAGAATGTGGTGTTAAAATAAAAACCAATGATGAAAAGATCTGCCGTACCTACCATGTGTATCCTCTGGACAATAAGATTGTACTGAAGAAAACGAATTGGTACAGTATGACGGTAAAAGGAAGCCCTAAATTGGTTCCTCAGCTTGAAGAAGGTATTACCAAAGCAGTATGGCTTGGAAAAGAAGAACTGAAACCAGTTTTGGAAGATACTTTTCCACTGATTTTAGAAGTATTGAAAGCTGGTGGCTTAATTTAAGTTGTTTGCTTTAAAAATTCCATCGCTGCTTGTGGCATAAAAGCACTTACATCACCATTGTTGCGGAGAATATCCCTGACAATGGTGGAGCTGATGGCTGAATATTCTGGCTTGCTGAGGATAAAAATAGTTTCCATTTGGGGCATCATAGTCTGATTGATTTGTGCGATTGCTTTTTCGTATTCAAAATCTGCAACGGATCGAAGCCCACGTACCATATAACTGGCATTAATCTTTTTGCAGAAGTCTACCGTAAGCCCTTCATAAAGCGCTATTTCTACATTTTTATCTTCAGAAAAAACGGCTTTTACAATTTCTTCCCGTTTTTGCGCGGTTAAAAAGCCTTGTTTTGAGCTGTTTAATCCTATACCAATCACAATTTTATCAAATAATGGCAGGGCACGTTTTAAGATATCTACATGGGCAATGGTAATGGGGTCAAAAGAACCGGGAAACAATGCTATTTTCATGTTAAGGGGTTTTATGCTCAAAGAAACTAAATGAAGAATTGCCATACCTCCGGGTTTCTTTGTAACCTGGTTGTGCGTTTAATTTCAATAAGGATGGGTGCTCTACAATAAGTATTCCATTGGGCGTTAACAGGTTGTTTTGTGCAACAAGTTGAGGGATCAACGGAATGGTAGGTAAATCATAAGGGGGGTCTGCAAAGATGATTTGGTATGACTTTTTATGGTTTTCCAAAAATTTAAAAACATCTCCTTTTTGCACGTCAATTTCATCAAGTTTATGCTTCTCTATCATTGATTTTACCCAATATACACAGCCAGAATGTTTATCAACCGCAGTAACGGTTGCCGCAGCACGGGAGGCGAATTCAAAACTGACATTTCCGGTACCACAAAAAAGGTCAAGAACGTTACAGCTTTCAAAGTCATAAGTATTGTACAGGATATTGAAAAGGGCCTCTTTGGCCATATCTGTTGTGGGCCTTACCGGCAGACTTGCAGGCGCCTCAAAGCGGATACCTTTTAATCTTCCTCCAATTATTCGCATAGGTTGAGCGCTAATAAATTTGTGTAATATTGGGTCGGCATATCATCTAGCAAGCTTAAATCCAGACCGGTGTATTCCGGCGTATTCAGACTGATTTTTTCAAAATACTTGCTGATTACATTATGGTTTGAATCTTCATTGTGAATAATACCACTAAGGTAAACATTGCAAAGGCTTTGATCTACCTGCAATTGCTGACAGATCAGCAAAAGGTAGTAATTGAACTCTTCGCTGTTTTCAATTTCAAATGCATTGTAAAAAACCAGTTTTTGGTCTGCTGTATATACAGCTTGAAAAGAACCTGCAGTAAAGTCTAAGAACAAGCTATTGCCGCTGAAGGTACGGTTTAAGGCAAGGGTAGGTGCAAGGTGATCATAACGCTTAGCGCTTTCAAGACAAGCATTTAAATTTTCTTCTATAAACTGACGAAATGTGAATATAGATTTAAAGCCAAAAGAGGTATGGGGCTGTACGTAAATGTTGGCAGAAGACTCTTCTGCGAAATATCTGGTATAGCTGTTTATTGTGCTGATATCAAAGATTTCATTTGGTATAGCTATAGAATTTACAGTATATACCGAGATCTTGATGTTGGCAAAAGGCAATTGTAAATATTGATCTTCTTTAAGTGCTGTGGCCATATTGCGGGCAACATCAACACATTCTTGCTGGTCGTAAACCAGAAGCAGCTTTTTACTGGCAGGATGAATAATGGCGTAGCTGAAGCTATCTAAGCTTGCCTTTACTAGTAAAGTGCAAGCGGAGGTCGCATTTTGGTCAAATTCCGGGTCTACCAGTAAGATGCTTTTTTTATTGATCATGTATTTCTTATAATCAGGTTATCTTAGCAAAATTAATTCTTTTTTCTATAACCACACCATAGCATATTTGTAAAATGGATAAAGCCGAACTAATTGCCTCTTCGTACCCTTTTAAGCCAACGGCAGAGCAGCTGGTGTTTTGTACTAAAGTTGCAGGGTTTTTAGCTGCTGAATTGGATGATGCCTGCTTTATATTAAGGGGCTATGCGGGAACTGGGAAAACTACTTCTGTAGCAGCGCTGGTTAAATCACTTAACCGGTTTAAGTTGAGGGCAACTTTACTGGCCCCTACAGGGAGGGCGGCTAAAGTGATGGGCAATTATACAGGCAGAACAGCATTAACCATCCATAAAAAAATCTACAGAAAGCGGGTGGCTGCCGCTATAGATATGTCTTTTCAGCTGGCGCCAAACCTGGCAGAACATACTTTGTTTATTGTTGATGAGGCATCTATGATTGCTGATGAGTGGAACACGCAAAGTGGATCTTCTTTTTTGAAAGACTTGTTAGAATTTATATACAATGGCAAGAACTGTGGGGTAATCTTTGTAGGTGATACAGCACAATTGCCTCCGGTTGGTAGTATAGATAGTCCGGCTTTAAATAAAAGCTATTTACAGGATAACTTTGGTCTGAGGGTTACAGAGGTAGAATTAAAAGAGGTGGTGCGCCAGGAAAAAAAATCAGGCATACTGGCCAATGCTACGATGCTTCGGAAAATGATTCATGCGCATGAACAGGACGAAATGCCGATTCCTAAATTTAAGACCAAAGGTTATAAGGATATTTTTAGAATGACGGGTGTAAAACTTGTTGAAGGGCTGGAATATGCTTATGGTAAGTTTGATATAGAAAATACCTTAATGGTTTGCCGGTCTAACAAATCTGCGAATGTATACAACCAGCAAATACGCAGCCGCTTGTTGTACCGTGAGGAAGAGTTGACTGGTGGTGACCAGATTATGGTGGTGCGCAACAATTATTTCTGGCTGCCCGATAATGAATCTACTTCTTTTATTGCCAATGGGGATATGGCCAGAATAACACGGGTAAGAAATGTTGAGGAACGTTATGGTTTTAGGTTTAGTGAGGTGCAAATGGAGTTCTTGGATTATCCAGATGCAGGTGCAATTACCTGCAAGGTGATGCTGGATACTTTACAAGCAGAAAGTCCTAATCTTTCTTATGAGGAAAGTAAGAAATTATTTGAAGGCCTTTCTTTGGATTATGAACACATTACCAATAAAAGAGAGCGTTTAAATGCCATAAAAGATGATCCTTATTATAATGCGTTGCAAATTAAATTTGCCTACGCAGTAACCTGCCACAAAGCGCAGGGCGGACAATGGGATGCTGTGTTTGTTGATCAGGGTTACCTGACGGATGAAATGATAGACCTTGACTTTTTACGCTGGTTATATACAGCAGTAACAAGGGCAAAAAGTGAACTATTCCTGGTTAACTTTGCACAAACCCTTTTTACAGAGCCGCTTGAAGATCAATATTAACTTATAAAAAAACAGCGCCGAATGGCGCTGCTGTACTATTTTAATGTAATGTTTGCTTTGGCCAGGGTATGCGCACTAAAGTATCCCAATGCGCCATTATTGATGTTTGAAGGCGGATTGCCAGGGGTTACCCCACCGCCAGGCCCGTTTTGGGTTTGCTGACTTAAAGTGCTCCAGTAGGTAAAAATATTTTTATCAATGCATTGCATCTCTACATCTGCTTTATCACCTATGGCCAGCTCTTTGTTATCGTCTTCACTATAAAATAAAATGCTGGTTACTTCATTACCATCAGTAAAACGATCGTTTTCTGTAAATACTTGTTTGGTTTGTATGCCATTCACTTTTAAAATGAAACGGTACTGGTTCGCAACTGCCACCGGGTCTTTATAATGAACTTGGACTTGTTTGTTATCATCTCCACCAAACGTAATGTTTTTTATACTTAGGGAATCGATGGCTACCGGCTGGGGCATGGTAGAAAGAGCTTTGTAGATTGTGTTTTTTACAGATACATTCATGGTATAGGTACGGCCGCTTTCTCCCTTCAATGCAGCTATGGTGTAAATTCCAGGACTACTTTCTGTATAAGTATAGGAATGGCCGGCGTCATCGGTAACATTTACAATGGCACCGGTAACTGCGGGGTAGATATTGCTGGAGGTGTAAGGAACAGATTCCGTAATTTTAATGGTTTGGGTACCCAGCTGATCTGTCAGGCTCCCTTCAATTACCAATACGCTTGCCGGAGTATCCAGTTTTACATCAATAACCTTTTCGCAGGCACTTAGAGAGATAGCGATGATGATGAAGCAAAAGAATTTGATATAATTGAGCATGGCTGTTAAAATTTGAAGTTATAAGTTACTGAGGGAATGATACCGAATAAGCTGATCTGTACAGCTTCAGTTTGTGATGGGTCATCCTTTTTGTCGCGGAACTGAATGGCATAAGGATTTTGCCTGTTTAAAGCATTGTACAATCCAAAGCTCCAGCTGGAGCGGTATTTCTTTGTTTCTTTTGCTTTTAGCGTAGCGCTAACATCCAGGCGGGAAGTATAAGGCATTCTGCTGGCATTTCTTGCGGTGTAGTAGTAGGTGGTAAGGCCACCGATGTTATATTTTCCGGCCGGATAGGTTACTGCATTTCCG
Proteins encoded:
- a CDS encoding helix-turn-helix transcriptional regulator — protein: MEQLEIFKALSNKSRLQILAWLKEPEQHFPSQEHADFRTVGVCVGQIQQKAGLTQSTVSEYLSILQRAGLIESTRVGQWTYYKRNEAAFAALSNLIKTEI
- a CDS encoding NADH:flavin oxidoreductase; the protein is MSTANLFRPFNLKSLNIKNRIVMAPMTRSFSPDGVPTAEVATYYKKRAAGEVGLILSEGTVIDRPSSSNDANIPHFYGTAALAGWKGVINSVHEAGGQMGPQIWHMGVMENHHSGWKPAVPFEGPSSFNRPGFENGVAMTDADIADTIAAYGQAAADAKALGFDTVELHGAHQYLIDQFFWEGTNNRTDGYGGKTLAERTRFGVEVIKEVRKRVGEDFALIIRLSQFKPAAYDFKLAKTEAEMEQWLTPLADAGIDIFHCSQRRFWEPEFEGSDLNFAGWAKKITGKPTITVGSVGLDGDFFGAFAGESSQPSSLDELMRRMDRGDFDLVAVGRPLLADPEWVTKIRENRLDELEGFTKDALARLV
- a CDS encoding SRPBCC family protein; translation: MTIIESATELNAPVEKVYAFLADLNNHQQLMPENIYNWSSTEDEASFTIQNMAKLAIKISSRIANQELVAIPSEKAPFDIELKWTVQANENGGTTATHILSADLNMMMKMLAAGPLQKLADHQTSRLKEVLG
- the pyrE gene encoding orotate phosphoribosyltransferase — encoded protein: MYNKSDIELKVAEFLLQIKAIKLQPANPFTWASGWKSPIYCDNRVTLSHPSVRTYIRQKLTQLIQEEFGSVDLIAGVATAGIPQGALVAQELGLPFAYVRAKAKEHGTGSLIEGEIVEGQRVVVIEDLISTGKSSLQAVEALRNAGLSVAGLVAIFTYGFDKAEENFKEAKCRYATLSNYNTLIEYAAEHSFIAQNDVDLLSKWRQNPAEWGSTLEEKS
- a CDS encoding NUDIX hydrolase, which codes for MAQKYIIYLNDSSLLLTDSLAGQTSEIQQLDVQDFDFLTFYKNLNGKAGKDYVLIAEDPKSILQKIKKQTFRIKAAGGLVQNSSGKFLFIFRNKRWDLPKGKVEKKEKMKEAALREVEEECGVKIKTNDEKICRTYHVYPLDNKIVLKKTNWYSMTVKGSPKLVPQLEEGITKAVWLGKEELKPVLEDTFPLILEVLKAGGLI
- the coaD gene encoding pantetheine-phosphate adenylyltransferase yields the protein MKIALFPGSFDPITIAHVDILKRALPLFDKIVIGIGLNSSKQGFLTAQKREEIVKAVFSEDKNVEIALYEGLTVDFCKKINASYMVRGLRSVADFEYEKAIAQINQTMMPQMETIFILSKPEYSAISSTIVRDILRNNGDVSAFMPQAAMEFLKQTT
- a CDS encoding RsmD family RNA methyltransferase — protein: MRIIGGRLKGIRFEAPASLPVRPTTDMAKEALFNILYNTYDFESCNVLDLFCGTGNVSFEFASRAAATVTAVDKHSGCVYWVKSMIEKHKLDEIDVQKGDVFKFLENHKKSYQIIFADPPYDLPTIPLIPQLVAQNNLLTPNGILIVEHPSLLKLNAQPGYKETRRYGNSSFSFFEHKTP
- a CDS encoding DUF3822 family protein, whose translation is MINKKSILLVDPEFDQNATSACTLLVKASLDSFSYAIIHPASKKLLLVYDQQECVDVARNMATALKEDQYLQLPFANIKISVYTVNSIAIPNEIFDISTINSYTRYFAEESSANIYVQPHTSFGFKSIFTFRQFIEENLNACLESAKRYDHLAPTLALNRTFSGNSLFLDFTAGSFQAVYTADQKLVFYNAFEIENSEEFNYYLLLICQQLQVDQSLCNVYLSGIIHNEDSNHNVISKYFEKISLNTPEYTGLDLSLLDDMPTQYYTNLLALNLCE
- a CDS encoding ATP-dependent RecD-like DNA helicase; translation: MDKAELIASSYPFKPTAEQLVFCTKVAGFLAAELDDACFILRGYAGTGKTTSVAALVKSLNRFKLRATLLAPTGRAAKVMGNYTGRTALTIHKKIYRKRVAAAIDMSFQLAPNLAEHTLFIVDEASMIADEWNTQSGSSFLKDLLEFIYNGKNCGVIFVGDTAQLPPVGSIDSPALNKSYLQDNFGLRVTEVELKEVVRQEKKSGILANATMLRKMIHAHEQDEMPIPKFKTKGYKDIFRMTGVKLVEGLEYAYGKFDIENTLMVCRSNKSANVYNQQIRSRLLYREEELTGGDQIMVVRNNYFWLPDNESTSFIANGDMARITRVRNVEERYGFRFSEVQMEFLDYPDAGAITCKVMLDTLQAESPNLSYEESKKLFEGLSLDYEHITNKRERLNAIKDDPYYNALQIKFAYAVTCHKAQGGQWDAVFVDQGYLTDEMIDLDFLRWLYTAVTRAKSELFLVNFAQTLFTEPLEDQY
- a CDS encoding DUF4249 domain-containing protein, which encodes MLNYIKFFCFIIIAISLSACEKVIDVKLDTPASVLVIEGSLTDQLGTQTIKITESVPYTSSNIYPAVTGAIVNVTDDAGHSYTYTESSPGIYTIAALKGESGRTYTMNVSVKNTIYKALSTMPQPVAIDSLSIKNITFGGDDNKQVQVHYKDPVAVANQYRFILKVNGIQTKQVFTENDRFTDGNEVTSILFYSEDDNKELAIGDKADVEMQCIDKNIFTYWSTLSQQTQNGPGGGVTPGNPPSNINNGALGYFSAHTLAKANITLK